The following are encoded in a window of Patescibacteria group bacterium genomic DNA:
- a CDS encoding B12-binding domain-containing radical SAM protein has translation MNIALIFPPSIYQTKQTMPPLGLAWIAGVLRGEGFNVSIIDAVHEELSVNQIIERLKKEGPDLVGLSIGTQNRFLSFETATEIKKNFPEIKIIAGGPHVTLAADDTLKNIKAIDIIIRGEAEKSFLNLVKILEAGGELKSVRGISFRDDVGEVVHNKSAEFVEDLDSLPLPARDLLPPIEEYGQTIPLTNRSCTTVITSRGCPYNCVFCSTARQWGHKIRYRSAKNVVDEIEYLLDNYKLDGVGFFDDVFTMDRQRVLDICDEILKRNLKVSWWCEARANTVDFKMLKKMKEAGCEYISMAIESGSDKILKNIKKVITVEQGIAAAKMIKEAGIKLKVFFIHGLPGETYEDIKKTVYLSRYLYYNIGVEETTQSLAVIYPGTQLEIMAKEMGTLHSDFSWSKPFEEERHHPPLNFCKYQPIFEQPDLSYEDIFKFVRRAKVSYYLSHPMNMLKLFAKNRKSVLKWIKLKAPHQYR, from the coding sequence ATGAATATAGCTTTAATTTTTCCGCCGTCAATATATCAGACCAAACAGACCATGCCGCCTTTGGGTTTGGCTTGGATAGCCGGGGTTCTAAGGGGGGAGGGCTTTAATGTGAGCATTATTGACGCCGTGCATGAAGAGCTGTCTGTTAATCAGATTATTGAACGATTGAAAAAAGAGGGACCGGATCTAGTCGGCTTGTCCATTGGAACCCAAAATCGGTTTTTAAGTTTTGAGACTGCTACTGAAATAAAAAAGAATTTTCCTGAAATTAAAATAATAGCTGGCGGTCCGCATGTAACCTTGGCGGCGGATGACACTTTAAAGAATATTAAGGCGATTGATATTATTATTAGAGGCGAGGCCGAAAAGAGTTTTCTAAATTTGGTTAAAATTTTAGAGGCAGGTGGTGAATTGAAATCAGTAAGAGGTATTTCTTTTAGGGATGATGTTGGCGAGGTTGTGCATAATAAATCAGCTGAATTTGTAGAAGATTTGGACAGTTTGCCTTTGCCGGCTCGGGATTTACTACCGCCAATAGAAGAATATGGGCAAACAATTCCTTTGACGAATAGGTCCTGTACAACAGTGATTACTTCTCGTGGTTGTCCTTATAATTGTGTTTTTTGTTCGACAGCGAGACAGTGGGGTCATAAAATTAGATATCGCAGTGCCAAAAATGTGGTTGACGAAATTGAGTATTTGTTAGATAATTACAAACTTGATGGAGTTGGTTTTTTTGATGATGTTTTTACGATGGATAGACAAAGAGTGCTAGATATTTGTGATGAGATACTAAAACGGAATTTAAAAGTGAGTTGGTGGTGTGAGGCAAGGGCAAATACTGTTGATTTTAAGATGCTTAAGAAAATGAAAGAGGCGGGATGTGAATATATTTCTATGGCCATTGAATCTGGGAGTGACAAAATTTTAAAAAACATCAAAAAAGTGATCACGGTTGAGCAAGGAATCGCAGCGGCTAAAATGATTAAAGAAGCAGGTATCAAACTCAAAGTATTTTTTATCCATGGTTTGCCTGGTGAGACATACGAGGATATTAAGAAGACCGTTTATTTGAGTCGTTATTTGTATTATAATATTGGCGTAGAGGAGACAACTCAAAGTTTGGCAGTAATCTATCCAGGTACTCAATTAGAGATTATGGCTAAAGAAATGGGGACATTGCATAGTGATTTTTCGTGGAGCAAACCATTTGAGGAGGAAAGACATCATCCACCTTTAAATTTTTGCAAGTATCAGCCAATTTTTGAGCAGCCTGATTTGAGTTATGAAGATATTTTTAAATTTGTGCGCCGGGCAAAGGTAAGTTATTATTTAAGTCACCCAATGAATATGCTTAAGTTATTTGCGAAAAATAGAA
- a CDS encoding glycosyltransferase family 4 protein, which produces MKLTYIATSVIPAQKANSYQVMKMCEAFTHERVDVELLIPVRFGGVRNKGDAFEYYGVEKSFRIRKIFSIDLIPLEKIIGHFGFWIQNASFTIFLSIYLLFRRVDVVYTRDKFALFFLALCGRKNLIWEAHSFPKKFSWAYEFILKRLKRTIVITEGLKKEFIKVGYPEQKILVASDAVDLEEFNIKESQEDCRKKLDLPTDKKLILYTGHLFQWKGVYTLADASKYLSKDCQVIVVGGMDKDLKNYQDYLEKNGLSKVRTRGFRPHKEMAYFSKAADVLVLPNSAKEKISTTYTSPMKLFEYMASERPIVVSDLPSMREVLSKEEAVFVEPDNPRSLANGINRVFLDNELSEKISKNSKLLVKKYTWEKRASDILNFIK; this is translated from the coding sequence ATGAAGTTGACTTACATAGCCACAAGTGTAATACCAGCGCAGAAGGCGAATTCTTATCAGGTGATGAAGATGTGCGAGGCGTTTACTCATGAGCGAGTTGACGTCGAGCTTTTGATTCCGGTGCGGTTTGGCGGAGTACGGAATAAAGGAGACGCCTTTGAATATTATGGAGTTGAGAAAAGTTTTAGAATCCGCAAAATTTTTTCTATTGATTTGATTCCATTGGAGAAGATAATTGGACATTTTGGATTTTGGATTCAAAACGCAAGTTTTACTATTTTTTTGAGTATTTATTTATTGTTCAGAAGGGTTGATGTTGTCTATACTAGAGATAAGTTCGCTTTATTTTTTTTGGCATTGTGCGGAAGGAAAAATTTAATTTGGGAGGCGCATAGTTTTCCAAAAAAATTTTCTTGGGCTTATGAATTTATTTTAAAAAGATTAAAAAGAACAATCGTAATTACTGAGGGCTTAAAAAAAGAGTTTATTAAAGTCGGATATCCAGAACAAAAAATATTGGTCGCTTCAGATGCGGTTGATTTGGAAGAATTTAACATTAAAGAATCGCAAGAAGATTGCCGCAAGAAATTGGACTTGCCAACAGACAAGAAGCTAATTTTATATACCGGCCACCTTTTCCAATGGAAAGGCGTTTATACTTTAGCTGACGCAAGTAAATATTTAAGTAAAGATTGCCAAGTGATTGTGGTTGGTGGCATGGACAAGGATTTAAAAAATTATCAAGATTATCTGGAGAAGAATGGACTTAGCAAAGTGAGAACCAGGGGCTTTAGGCCGCACAAAGAGATGGCTTATTTTTCAAAAGCGGCTGATGTTTTAGTTTTGCCCAATTCAGCTAAAGAAAAAATTTCAACAACCTATACTTCTCCAATGAAATTGTTTGAGTATATGGCAAGTGAGCGGCCGATTGTGGTTAGCGATTTGCCGAGTATGAGGGAAGTTTTAAGCAAAGAGGAGGCAGTTTTTGTAGAGCCGGATAATCCCAGAAGCTTGGCGAATGGAATTAATCGAGTGTTTTTAGATAATGAGTTGAGTGAGAAAATTAGCAAGAACAGTAAGCTGTTGGTTAAAAAATACACCTGGGAAAAAAGGGCGTCTGATATTCTAAACTTTATCAAATGA